From the Candidatus Bathyarchaeia archaeon genome, one window contains:
- a CDS encoding DUF2096 family protein, translated as MGYLAVWKVLEEMIMEFRKKGISIPVDVMDNLKSARTMIKILKADPYRGETMQKIEEYLGNVESYLISEGQKKFGVEYADEWLKRLDEASVRMPDLEEEETRFVPGLPREQRWIRVKPSAELPIEKLKTLAQESNLSCKLQNDGYLLVYGEDERLKEFVKKMATKYGVKAEK; from the coding sequence ATGGGATATTTGGCTGTGTGGAAAGTTCTGGAAGAAATGATTATGGAATTCCGAAAAAAAGGTATCTCAATTCCAGTGGATGTTATGGATAACCTAAAATCTGCTAGGACCATGATTAAAATTTTGAAGGCTGACCCATATCGTGGAGAGACTATGCAGAAAATCGAGGAATATCTTGGTAATGTTGAATCTTACCTTATCTCTGAAGGACAGAAAAAATTCGGAGTTGAATACGCGGATGAATGGCTTAAACGTTTAGACGAAGCCAGCGTGCGCATGCCCGACTTGGAGGAGGAAGAAACAAGATTCGTTCCTGGATTGCCGAGAGAACAAAGGTGGATTCGAGTTAAGCCTTCAGCCGAGTTGCCCATTGAAAAATTGAAGACGTTAGCTCAAGAATCAAACCTATCCTGTAAACTTCAAAACGATGGCTACTTGCTTGTGTATGGCGAAGACGAGCGCCTTAAAGAGTTTGTAAAGAAAATGGCTACAAAGTATGGAGTAAAAGCTGAAAAATAG